The genomic region TACTTGGGACTGGATGGGAATGTATCGTTGATTGCGCTTAAAATGATGCTTGCAGTCCTGTTGCCGTTATTCATGGCTTCCTTGGGCAGCGAGCTCATGGTTACCGAATGGAAGGACGGCACGATCAAGAATGCGCTGAAGCTGCCGCTCAGCCGCGAAATGATTTATTTGGGCAAATTGTCGGCGGGATGGACGGCCGGCGCATTGATCGTTCTCAGTGTTTTCATACCAACGTTTTTGGGCGGCTTATTGCTTGGAGGGATGCCGTCGCCGTCCGCGATTGGGGCAACCGTCGCAACCTATGCGTCCGCGGTCGTGTTTTGCGGATTGCTTCTGATTCTGTCGAACAGCGTCTCGCTGTGGGCGGGGAGCAGCGGGGTCGGGCTTGTGGCGTGCGTCCTGATCTGGATGGGAATGAGCTTCGTCGGGTTGTTCGAGCCGGAATACAGCCGGTTCTTCGTGACCGGCTATGCGGATTGGCTGCAGCCGCTGCTTCGCGGCGGTGACGCCGGGACTTCTTTATCGATGTTGCTATTTATGACAGCCTACTATATCATTGGCACTATATTGGGTATGCTAGCCTTCCAAAGGAAAGAAATTTAACCTATGTCCATTCGTTTGAAGCTCTTATTAACGTATATCGTCGGGATCTTCTTGACGGCCCTGATCGTGGCGGCGACGGGCATCGGGGTCGTCACGGCAGCCGTTTCGTACTTCGCAAGCAGCCTCGTGAAGGAACAAAGCGCGGAAGAGGCGTTCCGCAGAGGCATCGATATCGTAGTCGACCTGCGCTATGCGGAGCGGTACGCGCCGGAACAGCTGGCGTCCCCCGCGTTCGCGGTTCCGATCGGCGATCGGCTGGAGCCGTTCGGGGGCTTCCTCGTAGTGCAGCAGGGGGAACGATGGGAAAGCTACGGCGCGTTGAAGGAAGGGGAAGCGTTCCTGTCGTTTCTGGAGCGGGAAGCGCAAGTTCCGACTCACCATTCGGACAGCCTATTCCTTACGAGCTCCTGGGACAACCGGGAACTGCTCTCCTTACGGTACGACTTTCCGGAAATCGAAGCCCCCTTGTCCTATTATCTCATCATCGATGTGACCGATACGGAAGCGAAGGGCGATCGGTTCCAACTGTTCCTGCTTCTCGGCATTTCGACGTTGCTTGGCATCATCTTGATTCCGCTGCTCTGGATCACGACAATGGATATCGTGAGGCCGCTGCGCAAGCTGGAGCAGGGCTCTCAACGGATCGCGGAAGGGGACCTGGATTTCAGCTTGCACTCGAAGCTTCGGAACGAAGTGGGCAGCGTCATTCGCTCTTACGAGAAGATGCGCAGCGAGCTGCAGCGATCCATTAGCGCCCAACTGGCTCTGGAAGAAAACCGCAAACAGCTGGTTTCCAATATATCGCATGATTTGAAGACGCCGCTCACCTCGATCAAGGGATACGTAGAAGGGATCAGGGTGGGCATTGCGAACGATCCGGAGAAACTGAACAAGTATATCGACGTGATCTATTCGAAGACGCTGGATATGGACCGGATGATCGACGATTTGTTCCTTCTATCGAAGCTGGATTTGCAGCAAGAGAGGTTTCACCTCGAAGCGGTGCCGCTGCAACAATTTTACGAACAAACCATGAACGAATTGCGAATGGAGTACGAAGGCGAAGGCATTGCGCTGACGAGCGAGTACGAGGCCGGGCCTGACGCTTCGGCGATGATGGATGCCCAGAAAATCAAACGGGTCATTCTGAACATCGTCAGCAACTCGGTGAAATTTATGGATAAACCGGATCCGCGCATCCATATTCATTTCGGGCGGCGGGATGGTCAATGGGTTGTCGGCGTAACGGATAACGGCCCCGGTCTGACGCCCGTCGAGCTTGAACATATCTTTGACCGTTTCTACCGCGCCGATGCGAACCGGAATCAGAACGTGGCCGGTTCGGGGTTGGGCCTTGCGATCGCGAAGCAGGTCATTACGTATCATGGCGGAACGATCCACGCGAAGAGCGAATCGGGACGTTATCTGACGATATTGTTTGCAATACCGATGAACAACGACCGTGACGGGAGAGCGTAGGATATGGGAAAACGGAAGGTGTTGATCGTCGAGGACGATCAAGCGATCGCCGATCTGGAGCGGGATTTCCTCGAGGTGCACGGATATGACGTGACCGTTCGGACAGACGGGAGGCAGGCGCTCGAGGAGGCGTTGGCGCAAGAGTATCATCTAGTTATTCTCGACGTCATGCTGCCGGAAATGGACGGCTTCGAAATCTTGCGCAAGATTCGGGAGACGAAGTATATACCGGTGCTGATGGTGTCCGCCCGGAAAGAGGACATCGACAAGATTCGCGGGCTGGGTCTGGGGGCGGACGATTATGTGACGAAGCCGTTCAGCCCGTCGGAGCTTGTCGCAAGGGTGAAGGCGCACTTGGAACGATACGACCGGCTTACCGGAGTCGCGGCAGGCGCCGGCTATTCGGTTGTCCGAAAGACGCGGGAGCTGAATATTCGCGGACTCGCGATTCAGGTCGAGGCCCGGCGGGTGGCGCTGCGCGGCGAAGAGGTCGGATTGACCGCCAAGGAGTTCGACTTGCTGCTCTTCCTCGCGGAAAACCCGGATCGCGTATATTCCAAGGAAGCGCTGCTGGACAAAGTATGGGGCATCGAGCACTACGGCGATTCCGCTACGGTTACCGTACACATCGGGAAGATTCGCGATAAAATCCAGAAGGATCCGACCTCGCATCAGTTTATCGAGACGGTGTGGGGAGCAGGTTATCGGTTTAAAGTGTAACCTTGCAGGTCATGACAGGAACATAGACGGAACAAACCCGCGGATCAAGCGGGTTTTTGTTTTTTCTAACAACAAAAATAACGTACATATCATTAATTATTTATTGTAAAACGATATATTCCATGTTAATATCGTAAGGCCGGAACAGTTCCGACGAA from Paenibacillus antri harbors:
- a CDS encoding ABC transporter permease, whose amino-acid sequence is MIRQWTYLTGEELRKLFRGSKLIVLLLLSFFIGVLFVLIGGYLGLDGNVSLIALKMMLAVLLPLFMASLGSELMVTEWKDGTIKNALKLPLSREMIYLGKLSAGWTAGALIVLSVFIPTFLGGLLLGGMPSPSAIGATVATYASAVVFCGLLLILSNSVSLWAGSSGVGLVACVLIWMGMSFVGLFEPEYSRFFVTGYADWLQPLLRGGDAGTSLSMLLFMTAYYIIGTILGMLAFQRKEI
- a CDS encoding sensor histidine kinase — protein: MSIRLKLLLTYIVGIFLTALIVAATGIGVVTAAVSYFASSLVKEQSAEEAFRRGIDIVVDLRYAERYAPEQLASPAFAVPIGDRLEPFGGFLVVQQGERWESYGALKEGEAFLSFLEREAQVPTHHSDSLFLTSSWDNRELLSLRYDFPEIEAPLSYYLIIDVTDTEAKGDRFQLFLLLGISTLLGIILIPLLWITTMDIVRPLRKLEQGSQRIAEGDLDFSLHSKLRNEVGSVIRSYEKMRSELQRSISAQLALEENRKQLVSNISHDLKTPLTSIKGYVEGIRVGIANDPEKLNKYIDVIYSKTLDMDRMIDDLFLLSKLDLQQERFHLEAVPLQQFYEQTMNELRMEYEGEGIALTSEYEAGPDASAMMDAQKIKRVILNIVSNSVKFMDKPDPRIHIHFGRRDGQWVVGVTDNGPGLTPVELEHIFDRFYRADANRNQNVAGSGLGLAIAKQVITYHGGTIHAKSESGRYLTILFAIPMNNDRDGRA
- a CDS encoding response regulator transcription factor, which translates into the protein MGKRKVLIVEDDQAIADLERDFLEVHGYDVTVRTDGRQALEEALAQEYHLVILDVMLPEMDGFEILRKIRETKYIPVLMVSARKEDIDKIRGLGLGADDYVTKPFSPSELVARVKAHLERYDRLTGVAAGAGYSVVRKTRELNIRGLAIQVEARRVALRGEEVGLTAKEFDLLLFLAENPDRVYSKEALLDKVWGIEHYGDSATVTVHIGKIRDKIQKDPTSHQFIETVWGAGYRFKV